A region of the Pseudonocardia cypriaca genome:
TGGCACGACGTCGCGTGGATGCAGCGGACGCTCGCCGAAGGCGGCGACCCGCCCGTCGAACCGCGTTAGTGGCCCAGCTGGGACGTGGTCCGCTCGACGATCACGCTGGTGGCGTAGCGAGCCGTGCCCGGCGGCTCCACGTCCTCCCAGCTGCCGGTGTACTTCTCGGCGATCGCGCGCTCCAGCTCCAGGCCCGGGTCGGGCACGAGCTCGCTCACCGTGCCGCGCAGCTCCAGGTAGAAGGTGGGGCGGGCCGGGTCGGCGATCGCGACGGCGATCCGCGGGTCGCGGCGCAGGTTGCGCAGCTTCTGGCGGCCCTCGACGAGGCTGATCCGCACGCGCTCCCCGTCCCAGAGGAACCACAGCGGGGTGATCTGCGGGGCGCCGCTCTTGCCGATCGTCGAGACGAACGCCACCGCGCGCGAACGCAGGAGGTCGTGGAAGACCTCGGGGACCTCGGTCACCCTCAGGCCCGCACCCGGACGATCACCTCGGTGTCGGTGACCCGCTCGACCCCGACCGTGAAGCCGCCGGCCTGGGTCTCGCCGCCCACCGGCACGGTGATCTGCTGACCCGCCACCTCCAGCTGCGCCGTGCCGTCCTGGACTCCGACCAGGCGGGCGTCGACCCCGAGCACCGAGACCACGGCGTCGCCGCTGCGCGGGAAGGTGACGGTGCACCCGTCCAGCCCGCAGTCGACGTTCGAGCTTCCACCACCGCAGCCGGCGACGAGTACCAGCGCGGCGAGGACGGACATCACGGACAGAACGGCACGACGGATCACGATTCGGAGCCTACGGGGATCGTGGCACCGGCGGAGCGACGGGCGGC
Encoded here:
- a CDS encoding PPOX class F420-dependent oxidoreductase: MTEVPEVFHDLLRSRAVAFVSTIGKSGAPQITPLWFLWDGERVRISLVEGRQKLRNLRRDPRIAVAIADPARPTFYLELRGTVSELVPDPGLELERAIAEKYTGSWEDVEPPGTARYATSVIVERTTSQLGH